In one window of Arachis ipaensis cultivar K30076 chromosome B06, Araip1.1, whole genome shotgun sequence DNA:
- the LOC110263795 gene encoding uncharacterized protein LOC110263795, whose amino-acid sequence MALYAKFMKYLLSKNKSLKGGQTVVMTKEYSAINQRNLSTKKKDLGSFQIPCTIGNTTFDRALCDLGVSINLMPLCVMKRLQIQELNPTKIVLQMADKSIKHAHGVVENILVKVEKFFLPVDFVILDMEEDEHASIIIGRPFLATGRALIDVEKGELMLRV is encoded by the coding sequence TATGCAAAATTCATGAAATATTTGCTGTCCAAGAATAAGTCCTTGAAGGGAGGCCAAACAGTGGTGATGACTAAGGAGTACAGTGCCATTAATCAGAGGAACTTGTCAACAAAGAAGAAAGATCTAGGGAGTTTTCAAATTCCTTGCACTATTGGCAATACTACCTTTGACAGAGCTTTATGCGATTTAGGGGTAAGTATTAATCTAATGCCTTTATGTGTGATGAAGAGGTTGCAAATTCAAGAGTTGAATCCCACTAAAATAGTTCtacaaatggcagacaaatcaatcaAGCATGCACATGGAGTAGTTgaaaatatcttggtcaaagtggaaaAATTTTTCCTCCCAGTGGACTTTGTCATTCTTGATATGGAGGAAGATGAGCATGCCTCAATCATtataggaagacctttcctagccactggaagagccctTATTGATGTTGAAAAGGGTGAGTTaatgttgagggtttag